A window of Phragmites australis chromosome 15, lpPhrAust1.1, whole genome shotgun sequence genomic DNA:
GCCGAGGGCGGGTCGTCCAGACGGGACTTGGATGACCTCGTTGCGTACATGACGAGGTAATCGCTGCGGCGATTGTGCCGCATGGTGCTGTTCGAACTAACAATTTGATGCTATCTAAGCAATTTGATTTGAATGTTACTTACGAAAGCAAAGGCTTAAGGTGATTTGGATTTAAGCGCGTTGTGGAGAGGGGTGTTCCCAGAATCGCTTTTGCGATAAGCTCTACGAGGTCATTTACAACGCGAACGCTTGGCCGGGCGCTCGCGGGTGGTTGCTGTTTTTTCTTCCACGATGGAGGTTCACAGGAGCGCTTGCCGTGGCGTCGCTGCTTGCTTAAGCCGTCGACGCCTCATGTCGTTTTCAGCGTGGAAACAGACAGTTGCAGCCCGGATAACGGGAGATTAGCATGGAAAATTAGTTGATCTCATTGTAGCTTAAGACTCTTATACAATAACAtcattattttctctttttaaacATATATTTAAGCATTCTTGCATTGAACATGCCTGTGTTTGGGGAGgaatcaacttttttttttgctagaaaAAATGGAGAAGTTGTGCCAAAAAGGATCATAGAGACGGAAATGTGATTTCATTTGGCACTTGGTCACTTGTTGGCCCGAAATCAACCAGCACGTTACTAAGCTTGAATTTGCGATTATGAGTGAGAGTGTACGCAGGTATTCATGAAGAAGTACCAAATTAGGGATGAAAGCCAGAGTAAAAATTTGCAAATTATGTGACTTCTGAACTGCAATCTAGAGGTGCAACCTTTTTGTGCTTACCATCCTGTCAAATTTGGTCTTGCTCGCCAGTTTGGCCAGAGTTTGGTAAGAAAACGGACTAAATAGACAAAATCTCATCAAAATTTAGCGGCACATAAATATGCATGCCAAATTCGGTCAAACATACcaaatttcagaaaaagaaattgacaaaCCATAAGCTTCAAACCAATTgtctaaaaaaatagagataaagCTTAGGAGCTGTTTGTTTGTTACACATACGgatcttaccaaaatttggtaaTGTCAAAATACAGTCGATGCCAAAACGTTGgcaaaataatattttgttgGATTGCAACCATACCAATTCACGGGCATTGCCAAAGCATGGCGAGAAACAATGTGTTTGAATTACAACTGTACAAAAACTTGTCAATACTGTGACTATAACATGCAAGCTTTATATgtcattaatatatttttatgtcaaaatatattcaaatgagaTCTCATTTTGTAGATTTAATATCAAGGAACACCATAGCGCAAACCATTTATAAATCGGATATACCATTTAGAAGATACTATCATTTGAAGTTTGGTAAATAAAAATTTTGGACTCCATGCACCTATTAGAGTATGTAAAATAGTGTTTAAAGAAGATgctatgagaaaaaaaattagatttttttaactGCATTAGCACATGTGCTTAGACAGAGACAAAAACTTACTTAAGCACCACTGGTTATATTAATGCTAACAAGataattaatcatatttaagcaCATGTAATCTTTATTTACATTagaaattacaattttttaatgcttagcatttttttccaaaatgGGGGCGGGCATTTTGCTCGCCCGTATTCTGCCCTGCTTTGGCTATGTACTGCACATCGGTAACGCCAATATTTTGCTGGCATGCCAAAGTTTAGCGTAGAACCAAACAGCAGCCTAATATCATGGCTATACTAAAAATTTGGTGAGGCTAGCTGGGGCTCGAACCAAAAGCCCTTAAGCTTAAGTAAAAGCAGGGAAAATATCATCATCTTATCTGACCTCGGTAGCCCAACGTCCCAACCCCAAAAGCCCAAAACCGCAGAACCAAACTCCGGctccccccgccgccgcggcgacaCGCCGGGATGCCGAAACCGgcggcctccaccgccgccctcctccCGAAGCTATGGCACCGCCCCTTCCCTCaccctcccttcctccctcgcgccctctcttccttctctccgCTCCTCGCCACCCACCCCGCCCCACGCCGCCgctccctcctctccccctcctctcccctctccgccgctgccgctgtcGAAGTCCCAACAGCCACAGCGTAAGCTCCCCCAACCCACCCTTCTGCTATCTTACCAGCTGCTGTTCTTAGGTGATACACTGAGATGGTATCCACCGTGACACAGGTATCCAGTGTATGGTAGGCTTCTGCCGTGCCCGCTGCAAGACGACCCTCCAAGAATCGAGCACCTCGTCGCCCGAGAAGACGAGGTGGCCGCCGATTTCATCTCCAGGTCTCTCGACCTTCCTCCTCTGTAAGCACCGTATGCTCTTTCGGGCTTACTAGAACGAAATGAGTGGACTGGTGTAAGAGCGAGTCGTGAGTAACATTTTGCTTGTGAAGGTATGTTGCGGATCTTATCAAGTTTGGGGCTGTATATTACGCTCTTGTCGCGCCACAGCCGCCTCCCTACGCAGCTCCGGAGCATGTTAGAATCTTTAGGGAGGTGACTGAGCCTTCAGTCCTGCGCCGGAGGGCGTCCATTAAGGGGAAGACGGTGAGGGAGGCACAGAAGACGTTTAGGGTAACCGACCCCAACCAGCACCTTGAGGCCGGCACATATCTGCGGGTTCATGTGCATCCCAAACGGTTTCCAAGGTAAGATGGATGATTTTCTCTGTTATCTGATGTGAACTCTTTCTatgatgaatgaatgaatgattCAGCTTAAGTGCTTATGAGTATGCTCCTTATTCAATCCTGCCAGGTGCTATGAAATTGACTGGAAATCCAGGGTAATAGCTGTCTCTGATGACTATGTTGTCCTCGATAAACCAGCTGCAACATCAGTATGTCTCTATtatcctttcttttttccatCTGTTGGCACTTGAGGCCTCGCATTCTAAATTTCCTAGGCCGCAGGGATCAGAATACAGAATGTGTTTTTCAAGATTGCTATCCAGTTTCTTGAATTGTTCATGTGTTAACTTGCGGCTGTTCAAATTGTCTTTGACTGTGTAATCCAATTTGATGCGCTAGAATGCTActttagaaataaaatttactTAAATTAAAATGAATATGTACCGCCTATGTAGCATAGAGCACAGGCAGAAGCACAGGATTATTCATGAAGCAAGGTTTTTGTTTTTAGTTCTTGGGGTTGTCCAATCAGTTGATTTGGTTATGTTTGAACTTTTCTCGGTTCCAATAATATTCTGTGGTGAATTTAGAAATTATCCAATCAGTTGATTTGGTTATGTTTGAACTTTTCTCGGTTCCAATAATATTCTGTGGTGAATTTCAACTTCTAGGTGGGAGGAGCAACTGATAACATCAAGGAATCCTGTGCAGTGTTTACTTCACATGCATTAGGCTTGGAAACATCATTAATGACGACTCATCAAATTGACAACTGTTCTGAAGGCTGGTTTGTCTATCACTCTACTTGTGTAAAGTTGGTATGCTAAAATGTGGGAACTAAGTAGGTAATGCCatcctttttttcaaactttgtAGTGTGGTATTGTCTAAAACGAAAGAGTTCTGCTCAGTTTTCCATGGACTGATAAGGGTATGTTACTACCTGAAAGCAATACAGTGTATTTTTGCACCATGAACCTGTATTGCCAATGATACCCATTTTTCATTTTGTAACAGGAAAAAAAGGTTAAGAAACTTTATCTCGCACTTACTACAGCACCTGTGTCTGCAGGAATAATTACACATTATATGCGTCCTGTTAATCGCGCTCCTAGAATAGTTTCCGAAGGTAACTTTTGAATTGAAATTTGTTGCTCCTATAAGATTACAGGTTCAGCCAATATGTGTTTCGTGTTTTGATGTTAGCATTATGTTGTCCTCAGTTCAAACATACATATATCTGGGTCGCAAATACATTTGATTTTGGGTGAGATTGTTTATTCTCTTTATAAATATACATGCATTCACACCACCATTGTTAAGTTGTGGCCATTTAATAAAGATAGTGAAATGTGAATCAGCGGTTTAGATAAAAGACTCGTCTCTTCTCCATCAGTTCTTCTCGCATTGCCTTGTTATTATGTTGTCAATTGCTGATTGGATGTTAAAAACTCTATAAGATAAGAGGTCATTGACCTTACTAAGGCAAGGATGCTGCATAATCTTGTGGTCTGAGTGCTTGCATCAGAAGTTTCAAGGATAGTATGTTGCTTGTTTTTGTATGCTGGGCCTTGGTTGTTATATTAAAATCCTTGTATTAGTATATTAATGTTCTCGTCTTACTTAACCAGACCATATTGGAGGATGGTATCTCTGTCAAATGGAGATACTTGATTGTATGAAGGTACCATGGCCAAGCTCTTTGATCAGGAAAGTTTACAATGTGAACGACTGTGGGTGGCCCCAACAAGAAGCTGCCTATGAATGTAAAATCAATCTCTTGACAGGAAAAACTCATCAGGTATCATATAATTTCTGTCAAACAGACACCATTAAGGGCTTGATTATTCCCCTTTTATAATAATAAGATTTTGAGTTAACAGGCTGTCGGCTTGGAAAATTTTAACCACTATTTGCTTCTTATTTTTTCCAACACTTGTGTTTTTGAATTGAATGAGCTATGTATGTTTAATTGTCTCGTTCAGTAGTATAATCCTTGTGGCCTTGCCAGTAATGTGATGCCTTGGTTATAGTACATCACAATATTGTCTAATTTGGAATTACATTATTTTGCAGATAAGGGCACAGCTTGCTGCTATTGGCACTCCAATTGTAGGGGATTCTGCATACATGACTGCAGCAATGGCAGTGATGGCTAATCCAAGCATAAACCCATTCGGTAGGGAGAGGCTAAGTTACAATagcgaagaggagaaagaagctGCGGTTGAAGCATGGATTGCTTCCCATGGCAAGGAACCGAAATCGGTAATTGGCCTGCAAGCATCAGAGATCTCATGGGATTATGAAGGTGAGCGCCACTCTTATATGGCGGGGGTTCCGTGGTGGCGGCAAGATTCAGTGGAGTCTGACTTGGTTTGAGCAATGGTATATGGGAATTTCAACCCTGAAATACCATCGTCCGAAGTCTGAAGTGACTTGCTTTGCACGCACCTTCTGGTGGACAGTGCCCTCCAAACAGAAACAATTGTCCAACTAGGCGATTTCACTGAAACAATTTCCACCGGCAATCAGAACCTAACATACAGAAACTCTTCAGATAGAATGTTTTACATCTCAGTCTAAGATGAGACTGGCTGATGCCGGAGTTATTGCTGTTGATCTAAGGTGCCACAAGCCTGCAGCTGCTACCGTTCCCTTGTTTTGAGCACAACTTTAAGAGAGTCTGTCTCGGTGCTGTAGATTTCTGAAACTGTTGTTGCTCTCATGCTCtgtactttttctttttcttgagagatcatgtcCTGTTCCTGTACTGACCCTGTATTGGTAGTAGGAGTATGTTGCAGCGGGGTTGAAAGAATTTTGGCCGGCTGGTTAGCATGCAGAACTTCTTGGGCTGATCCACGAGTGAGGCCCAAACTGGACATGGGCCCGAGCTGAACAGCGGCAGTTCTCCTGGCCTCCTGACTTGCTATTTTCCGCTGGTTTCCAATGTTTCCTGtcgccacttgtgagttcactgAGTTGTGTTAGGCCAACACGTATGTTATGTAGGATGTAAGTTTTGTACTCTTCCATTATTAGTAGgtgtattttttagaaaattcaaACGTCATgtattttgattaatatttaattaaattataagaacgGCTAGTGtataaaattatacaactaggttcacaattcaaaatgatttcatattatatagattttgtagctataaatgatatattttgtgaaaaaatcttaattaaaatttaacttCAAAGATCGAGTTTAAAACAGTATTTTTTAagttataaatgatatatatttctaaacagtattttttagttattgggttaacctaaaattaaaaaatgaatTGAAAATTCACTCCCgtctaattaaattaaaaaaataaactaaatagtgATAAAAACACTTATTAAGTATCCACCGGTATCCAAAAATAATTATAAGAGTTACGGGGTGCTCTATCCGGTAGAGGTTTGCACTGAACTGTTCAGCCGGGAAGTAAAGTGAAGGCGAAAAGACGCCATAAATTCTCtggatagcagaagcatactgTCAGCACCGTATGTTGAGAGATTGAGATTTGTAGATGCTGGAAAGTTGAGGCGGCTTTCGGTTCGTTTGGGCGGTGTGGTCGATCGATGCCAAACGCAAACGTGGAGGAGCCCTACTCCGGCGGAGCACCGCACTCCACCAGCCCGTCCGGGCTCCGGGATTCGAGTTTTTTTAACGAACTCGTGTACGGAGTGGAAGCTTTGTTTGCCGTGTTGGCGACTTTTGTGTAGCCGTGTAGGGATGGTGCGCTGtgtgcacttttttttttcttttttcatttgataGGATGTGCTCGTTTTGGAAGAGATGTTTCATATGTACTAACTTCGGCTTTGTTCGGGGAGCTCGAGATTGTCGAGAAGCCACCGCTAAGAATCTAGCTAGCCACCGCTAAGAATCTAGCTAGCTGTTGTCAACCTAGTTTTTGAAAGCCTGCCTAGCTTTAGGCCTTGTTTGGTTGGTTTTTATTATTTAAAAGTGGAAAGCTGAATTAAACTCTCTgttatttttcaagataaaatTTGTTGTTATTATTAGAAGCTAAAAGCTGATTTGAAGGAGGTTTTGTACCTTTTGAGAGCAGATGTTCTGAGAAATATTACATGTATTATATATTTCATCCGTATCAAAACCAATTCAAAAGTAACTTTTTAAAGCAACTTTTACAAAAGTCTTAGCACAACCAAACAGATCTAAAACTGAAGCTGAAGGTTGAATTGCTCGAAGAAAAAAGGCCAAATTACTCCCTAAACTATTCCTGGTATCCGGATAGCCACTCCAAACTTTAGAACCATTTATTTAactctcaaactttaaataccgAATCACATAACCCCCTGAAGTTGTTTGCAACAGCAGTGTTGCTGACGTGGTGACAGTTTTGCTAACTGGGTCGTCTCTTTCACCGCTCCTCTCTCTTGgatcctctctcttctcatctCTCTCTGCTTATATCTCGCTGATGCTGCTCTGCGCCGCCAACGAGATCAAGCTCACCCTCTTGCGCAAAGGAGGCCCACCCTCTTGCGCATCTCCACTGCCCGCTCTGCCTTATCCCATCGTCCCTGACTCcctctgctccctctctctcaaccGCCAGTTTTCCCTAATGCGCTAGAGCAGCAGCGGCAACAAGCCGAGCTCACCCACCACCTTCCTCAGCTCCTCCCCGTTGAAGTTGTCACCGCAGGGAGAGTCATCTGGAGCTCCTTGTTCCATTCCTGGCATCAAACCCCGCTCTCTTGTTGTAGAGGCTGAAATCGAGGCCCTTCTTCTCTAACTTCGGTCGCAAGACAACACTACCGCCACCGTCgatttcttcctcctctggtGAGCCATCAGCCTATTCCCCTCTCCCACATCTTCCTCACTCTATGGCGCACCCCCTTGACCACTTCTCGTCGTAGGTCCACCGGCACCCAGGCCGGAATCGACGTTTTCTCCGTCGCCAAGGTCCAACGCCTCTCTGCCTAAGCCAAAATCGCAAAGAGCTTTGTCGTGACCCCAAGAAGCTAGAGAGGAGGCCCCCTTGGCTTTGGCCCATCGTCGACCTGGACTTCCACTGGAGCCAAGCGTCGCCGCGCCATTCGGCTCGTCGCCAGCCAGGTTCCGGTCGTGCCTACCGGCTGTCGAGCGCCTATGTGAGTTCACCATCGCGCGCTGCAGCTCCACGTGCAGCTTCTCGGGCTCCCATTCCGTTCCTAGCTCAGTCGCCGCCTACACCCGAACCCCACCCCCCACCGCCGTGCTCTATTGCTTGCTCGCACATCCTGTTGCACCGTGCTGTCCCTCTGCGTCGCCCAGCCAACAAGTGATGCTCGTGCGCGTCGGCCCGACCTACGCCGCCATCGAGCCGACCCGGCTAGAATCCTTCCTCTCCGGCACCGCTTCCCCTCTCTGCTCTCCCTTCTATCACCGTGGATTCCCACATCGGCTGAGACCACGCCGCACTGCCGCGCCACCGCCCCACGCCATGCACGCAGCCCAGCCGTCATGTCGCATGCCGACCACGCTCGGCCAAGAAGCCCGCTGTCAAGCCCTCTCCTCtggctggagagagagagagagagataacgTGGTAGCCACGTGGTGAAAACAGGTGACGTGGCAATCACGTCATCAAAATCGTTGTCGCAAACCACTCCAGGGGGTTTGTCATCCAGTATTTAATGTTCGGAGGGTTAAATAAATGGTTTCAAAGTTTGAGGGGTTTATCCGGACACCAGAAATAATTTAGGAGAGTAATTTGGACATTTTCCTTGTTTGAAATACCCTTTAGGGAATGAATGCCTGATTGTGTACTGAGTTCTGATTAAtacaattttttgttttaatttgaCACTCTTTCATGGTCTTATCATTGTATATTTGCAATACATGTTCGATCTTATAGCCAGACACAAATAAATGAATCATCAAGAAAGTAGACCATCCAAAATTGGTAGCTTCATGTAGCAATAACAATTATGCATAAGTTTCGAGTTCACGCAAAAACTTTGCAAAGCATAGCAGAGCTAACATTACAGAacaaatatgcaaaaaaaaaaaatttacccTTTACATAACTATGCAAGCCAATACGATgctatttctaaaaaaaaaagagagaaattcTACTATTTACCATCGAATAATCACCAATTCTACGatttaccatcgaataaattccgtttacttttataccatcgaataaatggtTCGGTTACTTATCCGCCATCCGCTCATCTGATTTTTTAAGAATTCCGACAATACCCTCCGCTGTACTGTTCCTCCGCTGTAATGTTCAGCTCATTGTGAACAGTACCTGAGAgctaaaaaagtcaaaaaaaaatatgtcgatttttgtacACGCTCTATAATttataatcaacccattttaattgtattcacctaaaaatactgtgtagaattcaaactaaaatttctcaaaatatgGTACTTTTGTAATaatgtgcattacaaagaactcactttttcaccgcgggagataattttagaaattattacatcacattagagaaatattagtaatttttctcagatttttttatatctgtgaggcttaaaaattgcaagaagttacaaaagtagcacattttgaagaatttaaatttaaattttacacagtattttttagtgaatacagttaaaataggttgattataaattatagagcgtgcacaaaaatagacatattttttttgactttttttatctCTCAGGTACTGTTTATAATGAGCTGAACAGTACAGCAGAGGGTAGTGTcggaattttaaaaaaatcagacGTGCCTATgacatataaggaactgaaatatttatttgatggtatagaagtaaacggAATTTATTCGATGATGAATTGTAGAATCGGTGGTTATTCGATGGCGAATCGTagaatttctcaaaaaaataatCATCACTGCCTTTGAACATATTTCAGAACAAGGGACATGTAGGCCAATAAAGATCAGAACAGCGTGAGTCCTATGCTAAATTACTACAAAATTACTTAACAATTATCTCCAAATTAGGAAATCCACATCACACATTTGCAAATGAAATAGCCGGGGGAGCTTATGACTTTTGGGCCTCGTGGGAGTAGCAAAGATGGTAGAAGTTCCCCAAACAGGGCCTTTTAATGTATATGATCTTGTGTTTGTGCAAGTATTTATATCTTTAATTTGagttttagtgattaatgatcaCACGATAATAGTGGCTAACATGTGTTTTATATGATTATTGAAAGTTAGATCACGATAATAATACTTGGGTATTTTCGGTACTGTCGGAGGacgaactccacaagcggggatccggagggacccctttgagattcggccgggggatgattttgaatctacttcgtacgtgaaataaatgggagtaaataaGATGTAGGTGGattggatgatcggatgcaggaggaaataaatgctccggggattttagacaggttcgagccgcacggagcgtaacaccctactcctgtgtgtatgctataaatgttcaaggaatgcctctctgaggatctctcatgttacaaggatgtttgtctaaatcTAGAGTTTTGTGAGCTTATCTTGGTCTTG
This region includes:
- the LOC133892763 gene encoding RNA pseudouridine synthase 6, chloroplastic-like isoform X1 encodes the protein MPKPAASTAALLPKLWHRPFPHPPFLPRALSSFSPLLATHPAPRRRSLLSPSSPLSAAAAVEVPTATAYPVYGRLLPCPLQDDPPRIEHLVAREDEVAADFISRSLDLPPLYVADLIKFGAVYYALVAPQPPPYAAPEHVRIFREVTEPSVLRRRASIKGKTVREAQKTFRVTDPNQHLEAGTYLRVHVHPKRFPRCYEIDWKSRVIAVSDDYVVLDKPAATSVGGATDNIKESCAVFTSHALGLETSLMTTHQIDNCSEGCVVLSKTKEFCSVFHGLIREKKVKKLYLALTTAPVSAGIITHYMRPVNRAPRIVSEDHIGGWYLCQMEILDCMKVPWPSSLIRKVYNVNDCGWPQQEAAYECKINLLTGKTHQIRAQLAAIGTPIVGDSAYMTAAMAVMANPSINPFGRERLSYNSEEEKEAAVEAWIASHGKEPKSVIGLQASEISWDYEGERHSYMAGVPWWRQDSVESDLV
- the LOC133892763 gene encoding RNA pseudouridine synthase 6, chloroplastic-like isoform X2 is translated as MPKPAASTAALLPKLWHRPFPHPPFLPRALSSFSPLLATHPAPRRRSLLSPSSPLSAAAAVEVPTATAYPVYGRLLPCPLQDDPPRIEHLVAREDEVAADFISRYVADLIKFGAVYYALVAPQPPPYAAPEHVRIFREVTEPSVLRRRASIKGKTVREAQKTFRVTDPNQHLEAGTYLRVHVHPKRFPRCYEIDWKSRVIAVSDDYVVLDKPAATSVGGATDNIKESCAVFTSHALGLETSLMTTHQIDNCSEGCVVLSKTKEFCSVFHGLIREKKVKKLYLALTTAPVSAGIITHYMRPVNRAPRIVSEDHIGGWYLCQMEILDCMKVPWPSSLIRKVYNVNDCGWPQQEAAYECKINLLTGKTHQIRAQLAAIGTPIVGDSAYMTAAMAVMANPSINPFGRERLSYNSEEEKEAAVEAWIASHGKEPKSVIGLQASEISWDYEGERHSYMAGVPWWRQDSVESDLV